A window of Sphingobium herbicidovorans contains these coding sequences:
- the dapD gene encoding 2,3,4,5-tetrahydropyridine-2,6-dicarboxylate N-succinyltransferase → MSQDLIATIDAAWEDRANVSVSTQGEVRQAVDKALAMLDKGELRVAEPASGGWQVNQWAKKAVLLSFRLNDNVMIDNGPGAGHWWDKVPSKFAGWDEAAFRAAGFRAVPGSFARAGSHIAKNVILMPSFVNIGAFVDEGTMVDTWVTVGSCAQIGKNVHLSGGVGIGGVLEPLQADPVIIEDDCFIGARSEVVEGVRIGKGSVLSMGVFIGQSTKIVDRATGEVFMGEVPPYSVVVPGSLPGKPLPDGTPGPSLYCAVIVKRVDAQTRSKTGINELLRD, encoded by the coding sequence ATGAGCCAAGATCTGATCGCCACCATCGACGCCGCCTGGGAAGACCGGGCCAATGTGAGCGTGTCCACCCAGGGCGAAGTGCGCCAGGCCGTGGACAAGGCGCTGGCCATGCTGGACAAGGGCGAACTGCGCGTTGCGGAACCCGCAAGCGGCGGCTGGCAGGTCAATCAGTGGGCGAAAAAGGCGGTGCTGCTGTCGTTTCGCCTCAATGACAATGTCATGATCGACAATGGACCGGGCGCGGGCCATTGGTGGGACAAGGTGCCGAGCAAGTTCGCCGGCTGGGACGAAGCGGCTTTCCGCGCCGCCGGTTTCCGTGCGGTGCCGGGCAGCTTCGCCCGCGCCGGGTCGCACATTGCGAAGAACGTCATCCTGATGCCCAGCTTCGTCAACATCGGCGCTTTCGTCGATGAAGGCACGATGGTCGATACCTGGGTGACGGTGGGCAGTTGCGCGCAGATCGGCAAGAATGTTCACCTGTCGGGCGGCGTCGGTATTGGCGGCGTGCTGGAACCGTTGCAGGCCGATCCCGTCATCATCGAGGACGATTGTTTCATCGGCGCGCGGTCCGAAGTGGTCGAGGGCGTGCGCATCGGCAAGGGATCGGTGCTGTCGATGGGCGTGTTCATCGGCCAGTCGACCAAGATCGTCGATCGCGCCACTGGCGAGGTCTTCATGGGCGAAGTGCCGCCCTATTCGGTGGTCGTGCCCGGCAGCCTGCCCGGCAAGCCGCTGCCCGACGGCACGCCGGGACCGAGCCTCTATTGCGCGGTGATCGTGAAGCGCGTGGACGCACAGACGCGGTCCAAGACCGGGATCAACGAA
- a CDS encoding pyrimidine 5'-nucleotidase yields MRAELAHVDCWIFDLDNTLYPAKADLFALIDVKMGEFVQALLGCDPHVARETQKRYFMEHGTTLSGLMRHHDIEPREFLDYVHDISMDRLEVDEALNAHIAALPGRRLIFTNGDAAYAGRVLDKLGLAGAFELIHDIHACQYVPKPDPSGYAELCRVHGVDPTRAAFFEDMARNLKPAKAIGMSTIWVNNGSEAGNHEHHPDFIDFETDHLTPFLADIIGEKP; encoded by the coding sequence ATGCGCGCAGAGCTTGCCCATGTCGATTGCTGGATCTTCGATCTGGACAATACGCTGTACCCGGCGAAGGCGGACCTGTTCGCCCTGATCGACGTCAAGATGGGGGAGTTCGTCCAGGCCCTGCTGGGCTGCGACCCGCATGTCGCGCGAGAGACGCAGAAACGCTATTTCATGGAGCATGGGACGACGCTGTCCGGGCTGATGCGCCATCATGACATCGAGCCGCGCGAATTCCTCGACTATGTCCATGATATCTCGATGGACCGGCTGGAGGTCGATGAGGCGCTCAATGCCCATATCGCCGCGCTGCCGGGGCGGCGGCTGATCTTCACCAATGGCGATGCGGCTTATGCGGGGCGCGTGCTGGACAAGCTGGGCCTTGCGGGCGCGTTCGAGCTGATCCACGACATCCATGCCTGCCAATATGTGCCCAAGCCCGATCCGTCAGGCTATGCGGAGCTGTGCCGCGTGCATGGCGTCGATCCAACGCGCGCCGCCTTTTTCGAGGATATGGCGCGCAACCTGAAGCCCGCCAAGGCGATCGGCATGTCCACCATCTGGGTGAACAACGGGTCAGAAGCGGGCAATCACGAGCATCACCCAGATTTTATCGATTTCGAAACCGACCATCTGACGCCATTCCTGGCCGACATCATTGGGGAAAAGCCATGA
- a CDS encoding LOG family protein has translation MTRKEIEERKFRPARQEADDARRAVDTPQTSSTAYRLAFQDTEFLLREDLRPVRFQLELLKPQLLMDEARIDSTFVFYGSARIPEPEQAQARIDAATTPEQRRVAENLAKKARYYEEARKLARIAAQYPVNEAGCRHFVVCSGGGPSIMEAANRGAADVGAQTIGMNIVLPHEQAPNRFVTPELSFQFHYFALRKMHFLLRARALAVFPGGFGTFDEMFELLTLIQTGKMKPIPVLLFGREFWNRVVDFKALADEGVISPSDLNLLTWVETAEEAWAAVQAFYEDIETPGCS, from the coding sequence ATGACAAGAAAAGAAATCGAAGAACGCAAATTCCGCCCCGCCCGGCAGGAAGCCGACGACGCCCGCAGGGCGGTCGACACCCCGCAGACGAGCAGCACGGCTTACCGCCTCGCCTTTCAGGACACAGAGTTCCTGCTGCGCGAGGATCTGCGGCCCGTGCGGTTCCAGCTGGAGTTGCTGAAACCCCAGCTGCTGATGGACGAGGCGCGGATCGATTCCACCTTCGTCTTTTACGGATCGGCGCGCATTCCAGAGCCCGAGCAGGCGCAGGCGCGGATCGACGCCGCCACCACGCCCGAGCAGCGGCGGGTCGCCGAAAATCTGGCGAAAAAGGCGCGCTATTATGAAGAGGCGCGCAAGCTGGCCCGGATCGCGGCGCAATATCCGGTAAACGAAGCGGGATGCCGCCATTTCGTCGTCTGCTCCGGCGGCGGGCCATCGATCATGGAAGCGGCCAATCGCGGCGCGGCGGATGTGGGCGCGCAGACCATCGGCATGAACATCGTGCTGCCGCATGAACAGGCGCCCAACCGCTTCGTGACGCCGGAATTGAGCTTTCAGTTCCACTATTTCGCGCTGCGCAAGATGCACTTCCTGTTGCGCGCGCGCGCATTGGCGGTGTTTCCGGGCGGGTTCGGCACGTTCGACGAGATGTTCGAGCTGCTGACGCTGATCCAGACGGGCAAGATGAAGCCCATTCCGGTTCTGCTGTTCGGGCGGGAATTCTGGAACCGGGTAGTGGATTTCAAGGCGCTTGCCGATGAGGGCGTGATTTCGCCTTCGGACCTGAACCTGCTGACCTGGGTCGAGACGGCCGAGGAAGCCTGGGCGGCGGTGCAGGCCTTTTATGAGGATATCGAGACGCCTGGATGTAGCTGA
- a CDS encoding extensin family protein yields the protein MKERAWGKVAVRGLGRAGLLALSFALASCGGDLVPRGRVERPSKPIKNKGSFAQPSMELRQCLVKLQSQSVLFTPLPDQNFGGGCSARGSVKLLDIGVPATNLGAMTCNLAANFAAWTRYGVQPAARLILGAEIEKIETFGTYNCRPIAGSGKLSEHALSNAVDVSAFVLSDGRRITIEQGWNGDRQTRQFLEIVRASACKRFRTVLSPDYNAAHRDHFHFDMGGSGGFCR from the coding sequence ATGAAAGAGCGGGCTTGGGGAAAAGTGGCGGTGCGCGGTTTGGGGCGGGCGGGTTTGCTGGCGCTGAGTTTCGCGCTGGCGTCCTGTGGCGGCGATCTGGTGCCGCGCGGGCGGGTGGAGCGCCCGTCCAAGCCGATCAAAAACAAGGGTTCCTTTGCGCAGCCGTCCATGGAATTGCGGCAATGCCTGGTGAAGCTGCAATCGCAATCCGTCCTCTTCACCCCCCTGCCCGATCAGAATTTCGGCGGCGGATGCAGCGCGAGAGGCAGCGTCAAGCTGCTCGACATCGGCGTGCCCGCGACCAATTTGGGGGCGATGACATGCAATCTGGCGGCCAACTTCGCGGCATGGACGCGATATGGCGTACAGCCTGCGGCGCGGCTGATCCTGGGCGCGGAGATCGAGAAGATCGAGACGTTCGGCACCTATAATTGCCGCCCGATCGCGGGCAGCGGCAAGCTGTCCGAACATGCGCTCAGCAATGCGGTGGACGTATCCGCATTCGTCCTGTCGGACGGGCGGCGGATCACGATCGAGCAGGGGTGGAATGGCGACCGCCAGACCCGGCAGTTCCTGGAGATCGTTCGGGCCAGCGCGTGCAAGCGGTTCCGAACCGTCCTGAGCCCTGACTATAATGCCGCGCATCGCGACCATTTTCATTTCGACATGGGCGGGTCTGGCGGTTTTTGCCGCTAG
- a CDS encoding phosphoserine transaminase, with amino-acid sequence MTEVTAADATLAPIAAKPATKPARPFFSSGPCAKPPGWSAAALACDSLGRSHRSKIGKNRLAYCIDLMRELLNLPDTHRIGIVPGSDTGAFEMAMWTMLGARPVTTLAWESFGEGWVTDAAKQLKLDPTVIRADYGQLPDLSTVDFSTDVLFTWNGTTSGVRVPNADWIPADREGLTFADATSAVFAYPIDWAKIDVATFSWQKVLGGEGGHGVLILGPRAVERLETYTPAWPLPKVFRLVSKGKLAEGVFKGETINTPSMLAVEDAIFALEWGKSVGGAQGLIARSNANAAALDKLVQERDWLGHLAADPATRSTTSVCLTVEGADEAFIKSFAALLEKEGAAFDVAGYRDAPAGLRIWCGATVDTADIQALGPWLDWAYATAKAG; translated from the coding sequence ATGACTGAAGTTACTGCCGCCGACGCCACTCTTGCGCCCATCGCGGCCAAGCCCGCTACCAAGCCGGCCCGCCCCTTCTTTTCTTCCGGTCCCTGCGCCAAGCCTCCGGGCTGGAGCGCCGCTGCGCTCGCTTGCGATTCGCTGGGCCGCTCGCACCGTTCGAAAATCGGCAAGAACCGCCTCGCTTACTGCATCGACCTGATGCGCGAGCTGCTGAACCTGCCCGACACCCATCGCATCGGCATCGTGCCCGGTTCCGACACCGGCGCTTTTGAAATGGCGATGTGGACTATGCTGGGCGCCCGCCCGGTGACGACGCTGGCCTGGGAAAGCTTCGGCGAAGGCTGGGTGACGGACGCCGCCAAGCAGCTGAAGCTCGATCCCACCGTCATTCGCGCCGACTATGGCCAGTTGCCCGACCTTTCCACCGTCGATTTTTCGACCGACGTGCTGTTCACCTGGAACGGCACCACGTCGGGCGTGCGCGTGCCCAATGCGGACTGGATTCCGGCGGACCGCGAAGGGCTGACCTTCGCCGACGCCACCAGCGCGGTGTTCGCTTATCCGATCGATTGGGCCAAGATCGACGTCGCCACCTTCTCTTGGCAGAAGGTGCTGGGCGGAGAGGGCGGTCATGGCGTGCTGATCCTCGGCCCGCGCGCCGTCGAACGGCTCGAAACCTACACCCCCGCCTGGCCGCTGCCCAAGGTGTTCCGCCTCGTGTCGAAGGGCAAGCTCGCCGAGGGCGTGTTCAAGGGCGAAACGATCAACACCCCCTCCATGCTGGCGGTCGAGGACGCGATCTTCGCGCTCGAATGGGGCAAGTCGGTCGGCGGCGCTCAGGGCCTTATCGCTCGCAGCAACGCCAACGCGGCGGCGCTCGACAAGCTGGTTCAGGAACGCGACTGGCTCGGCCATCTCGCCGCCGATCCGGCGACTCGCTCGACCACCAGCGTCTGCCTGACGGTCGAGGGCGCGGATGAAGCCTTTATCAAGAGCTTCGCGGCCCTGCTGGAAAAGGAAGGCGCTGCCTTTGACGTCGCTGGTTATCGCGACGCCCCGGCTGGCCTGCGCATCTGGTGCGGCGCAACCGTGGACACCGCCGATATCCAGGCGCTCGGTCCCTGGCTCGACTGGGCCTACGCCACCGCCAAGGCTGGCTGA
- the serA gene encoding phosphoglycerate dehydrogenase, translating into MPKVLISDKMDPRAAAIFRDRGVEVDEITGKTPEELKAIIGQYDGLAIRSATKVTKEILDAATNLKVIGRAGIGVDNVDIPAASAKGVVVMNTPFGNSITTAEHAIALMFALARQLPEANAQTQQGLWPKNGFMGVEVTGKTLGLIGAGNIGSIVASRALGLKMKVVAFDPFLTPERAVEMGVEKADLDTLLAKADFITLHTPLTDQTRNILSKENLAKTKKGVRIINCARGGLVDEAALKEAMDSGHVAGAALDVFVQEPAKESPLFGTPGFICTPHLGASTDEAQVNVALQVAEQLSDYLLDGGITNALNVPSLSAEEAPKLKPYMALAEELGSLVGQLEGDHVQGVSVEVEGHAAELNQKPITAAVLAGLMRVYSDTVNMVNAPFLAKERGLDVREVRHDREGDYQTLVRVTVKTESGDKSVAGTLFGHGSPRLVELFGIKVEADLEGHMLYIVNQDAPGFIGRLGSTLGEANVNIGTFHLGRRNQGGEAVLLLSVDGAVNDDVLKAICNLAGVKTVKLLKFA; encoded by the coding sequence ATGCCCAAGGTACTTATTTCCGACAAAATGGACCCCCGCGCTGCAGCGATCTTCCGTGATCGTGGCGTGGAAGTCGACGAAATCACCGGCAAGACCCCGGAAGAGCTAAAGGCGATCATCGGCCAATATGACGGCCTCGCCATCCGCAGCGCGACCAAGGTGACCAAGGAAATCCTGGACGCCGCGACCAATTTGAAGGTCATTGGCCGCGCTGGCATCGGCGTCGACAATGTCGACATTCCCGCCGCTTCGGCCAAGGGCGTGGTCGTTATGAACACTCCGTTCGGCAACTCCATCACCACCGCCGAACATGCCATCGCGCTGATGTTCGCGCTCGCCCGCCAGCTGCCCGAAGCCAACGCCCAGACCCAGCAGGGCCTGTGGCCCAAGAACGGCTTCATGGGCGTGGAAGTCACCGGCAAGACGCTGGGCCTGATCGGCGCGGGCAATATCGGCTCGATCGTCGCCAGCCGCGCGCTCGGCCTGAAGATGAAGGTCGTCGCCTTCGATCCCTTCCTCACCCCTGAACGCGCTGTCGAAATGGGCGTGGAAAAGGCTGACCTGGACACGCTGCTGGCAAAGGCGGACTTCATCACGCTGCACACGCCGCTGACCGACCAGACCCGCAACATCCTGAGCAAGGAAAACCTCGCCAAGACCAAAAAGGGCGTGCGCATCATAAACTGCGCGCGTGGCGGTCTGGTCGATGAAGCCGCTCTCAAGGAAGCGATGGATTCGGGCCATGTCGCTGGCGCGGCGCTCGACGTGTTCGTGCAGGAACCGGCCAAGGAATCGCCGCTGTTCGGTACGCCGGGCTTCATCTGCACCCCGCATCTGGGCGCATCGACCGACGAAGCGCAGGTGAACGTCGCGCTTCAGGTCGCCGAACAGCTCAGCGACTATCTGCTCGACGGCGGCATCACCAATGCGCTGAACGTGCCGTCGCTGTCGGCGGAGGAAGCGCCCAAGCTCAAGCCCTACATGGCGCTGGCCGAGGAATTGGGCAGCCTGGTGGGTCAGCTTGAAGGCGACCATGTGCAGGGCGTCTCGGTAGAGGTCGAAGGCCATGCCGCCGAACTCAACCAGAAGCCGATCACCGCTGCGGTGCTCGCTGGCCTGATGCGCGTCTATTCGGACACGGTGAACATGGTCAACGCGCCCTTCCTGGCGAAGGAACGCGGCCTTGACGTGCGCGAAGTGCGTCACGACCGCGAAGGCGACTATCAGACGCTCGTCCGCGTCACGGTAAAGACCGAGAGCGGCGACAAGTCGGTGGCCGGCACGCTGTTCGGCCATGGCAGCCCGCGTCTGGTCGAACTGTTCGGCATCAAGGTCGAAGCCGACCTCGAAGGGCATATGCTCTACATCGTCAATCAGGACGCGCCCGGCTTCATCGGCCGCCTCGGCTCGACGCTGGGCGAAGCGAATGTCAACATCGGCACCTTCCACCTCGGCCGCCGCAACCAGGGCGGCGAAGCCGTCCTGCTGCTCTCGGTCGATGGCGCCGTGAATGACGATGTGCTGAAAGCGATCTGCAACCTTGCGGGCGTCAAGACGGTGAAGCTTCTGAAGTTCGCGTAA
- a CDS encoding endonuclease domain-containing protein has product MRLDPKLKERARSMRANPTPAEQKLWLALRANRFENQQFTRQSIIAPYIVDFASKAAKLIIEIDGDTHSAKDRYDARRTEFLESLGYRVLRFGNPDVMGNIEGILSVIAQALRHSPSPQPSPLGGREQD; this is encoded by the coding sequence GTGCGCCTTGATCCAAAGCTCAAGGAACGCGCGCGATCAATGCGCGCCAATCCCACCCCCGCCGAACAAAAACTCTGGCTCGCCCTCCGAGCCAATCGCTTCGAAAACCAGCAATTCACCCGTCAGTCGATCATCGCGCCTTATATCGTGGATTTCGCCTCCAAGGCCGCGAAACTCATCATAGAGATCGACGGGGATACACATTCCGCCAAAGATCGCTATGACGCGCGACGTACAGAGTTTCTGGAATCGCTAGGATATCGCGTGCTTCGTTTCGGCAACCCCGATGTGATGGGAAATATTGAGGGCATCTTGAGTGTGATAGCGCAGGCGTTGCGCCATTCCCCCTCTCCCCAGCCCTCCCCCCTAGGGGGGAGGGAGCAGGACTGA
- a CDS encoding adenylosuccinate synthase, whose protein sequence is MANVTVIGAQWGDEGKGKIVDWLSERADVVARFQGGHNAGHTLVVGEKVYKLSLLPSGIVRGTLSVIGNGVVLDPWHFRDEVAKLKGQGVEINPDNLQIAETCPLILPFHRDLDGLREDASGAGKIGTTRRGIGPAYEDKVGRRAIRVCDLAHLDDLGPQLDRLTAHHDALRAGFNEAPIDRDALMAELRDIASFILPFVKPVWLTLNKAKSEGKRILFEGAQGTLLDIDHGTYPFVTSSNTVAGTAASGTGLGPSGAGFVLAIVKAYTTRVGSGPFPTEQENDVGQRLGERGHEFGTVTGRKRRCGWFDAVLVRQSVAVSGVTGIALTKLDVLDGFDTLKICVGYKIGDQSFDYLPAHAQDQAKAVPVYEDIEGWQDTTAGARSWADLPAQAIKYIRRIEELIGCPVTLVSTSPEREDTILVRDPFAD, encoded by the coding sequence GTGGCAAATGTTACCGTGATCGGCGCTCAGTGGGGCGACGAAGGCAAGGGCAAGATCGTCGACTGGCTGTCGGAACGCGCCGACGTCGTCGCTCGCTTCCAGGGTGGCCATAATGCCGGGCACACGCTGGTCGTGGGCGAAAAGGTCTACAAGCTCTCGCTGCTTCCCTCGGGCATCGTGCGCGGCACGCTGTCGGTCATCGGCAATGGCGTCGTCCTCGACCCCTGGCACTTCCGCGATGAAGTCGCCAAGCTCAAGGGGCAGGGGGTCGAGATCAATCCCGACAATCTCCAGATCGCAGAAACCTGCCCCCTCATCCTCCCCTTCCACCGCGACCTCGACGGCTTGCGCGAGGACGCATCGGGCGCGGGCAAGATCGGCACCACCCGCCGTGGCATTGGCCCGGCTTATGAGGACAAGGTTGGCCGCCGCGCCATCCGCGTCTGCGACCTCGCCCATCTCGACGATCTCGGCCCGCAGCTTGACCGCCTGACCGCACATCACGACGCCCTGCGCGCGGGCTTCAACGAAGCCCCGATCGACCGCGACGCCCTGATGGCGGAACTGCGCGACATCGCCAGCTTCATTCTGCCCTTCGTCAAGCCCGTCTGGCTCACGCTCAACAAGGCGAAGTCGGAGGGTAAACGCATCCTGTTCGAAGGTGCGCAGGGCACGCTGCTCGACATCGACCACGGCACCTATCCCTTCGTCACCTCGTCCAACACGGTCGCGGGCACGGCGGCGAGCGGCACCGGCCTCGGACCCAGTGGCGCAGGCTTCGTCCTCGCCATCGTCAAGGCCTACACCACGCGCGTCGGCTCCGGTCCCTTCCCGACCGAGCAGGAAAATGACGTCGGCCAGCGCCTTGGCGAACGCGGCCATGAATTTGGCACCGTGACTGGCCGCAAGCGCCGCTGCGGCTGGTTCGACGCCGTGCTGGTGCGCCAGTCGGTCGCGGTTTCCGGGGTCACCGGCATTGCGCTCACCAAGCTCGACGTTCTCGACGGCTTCGACACGCTGAAAATCTGCGTCGGATACAAGATCGGCGACCAGAGCTTCGACTATCTCCCCGCCCACGCCCAGGACCAGGCTAAGGCCGTGCCCGTCTACGAAGACATCGAGGGCTGGCAGGACACCACGGCGGGCGCGCGCAGCTGGGCCGACCTGCCGGCACAGGCGATCAAATATATTCGCCGCATCGAGGAACTGATCGGCTGCCCGGTTACGCTCGTCTCCACCAGCCCCGAGCGCGAGGACACCATCCTCGTGCGCGATCCCTTCGCGGATTGA
- a CDS encoding NADPH-dependent FMN reductase, which yields MSLDILILYGSYRRGRMGIRLADYLVTGLKNLGHKAELVDAMAVDLPMLDQRYSDYSPGEAPAAMAALAERLTAADAFVFVAGEYNRGVQPGLKNLVDHYLKEFDRRPAAIASYSAGRYAGVNSQASWTVTLSAMGMTVVPERLSVGQIGQTLDEQGRPQGDGGAALDRGFAGFAKNLIWWAEAAKAAR from the coding sequence ATGTCCCTCGACATACTCATCCTCTACGGCTCCTATCGCCGGGGCCGCATGGGCATCCGCCTTGCGGACTATCTCGTCACTGGCCTCAAGAATCTTGGTCACAAGGCCGAACTGGTCGATGCGATGGCGGTCGATCTGCCCATGCTCGACCAGCGTTACAGCGACTATTCGCCCGGAGAAGCGCCCGCCGCTATGGCCGCGCTGGCCGAACGCCTGACCGCCGCGGACGCCTTCGTCTTTGTCGCGGGCGAATATAATCGCGGGGTGCAGCCGGGCCTTAAAAATCTGGTCGATCATTATCTCAAGGAGTTCGACCGCCGCCCTGCCGCCATCGCCAGCTATTCGGCGGGCCGCTATGCCGGGGTGAACAGCCAAGCCAGCTGGACGGTGACGCTTTCCGCCATGGGCATGACCGTCGTTCCAGAGCGGCTGAGCGTCGGCCAGATCGGCCAGACGCTGGACGAACAGGGCAGGCCGCAGGGTGATGGTGGCGCGGCGCTCGATCGGGGCTTTGCGGGTTTTGCCAAAAACCTCATCTGGTGGGCGGAAGCGGCCAAGGCGGCGCGCTGA
- a CDS encoding dicarboxylate/amino acid:cation symporter, with protein sequence MLAGFLVGLILGLVVHAGARDAAWVDFATTYVTEPVGQIFLRLLFMLVIPLLVSALIVGIAEMGEIRSLQRVGLKTLAYTLIVSSIAVAISITLVNWLRPGEGVDPAQARAMLDQAGDGARAILARGGETPKGVDALLAMVPDNIVRAMANNDILAVMVFALFFGIGMVLVPTERTRVLLTAVEGLFEVTMRLMGLVIRIAPIAIACFMFNLAAQFGWELLERLSAYAGVVLLALGLQMFGVYSLLLALIARRSPLRFFASAQEAIVMAFATASSNATLPTAIMVAEERLHLPRRISRFVLTIGATANQNGTAMFEGITVLFLAQFFGIELDWAQQITVMLVCILGGVGTAGVPAGSLPVVAMILGMVGVPPEGIGLVLGVDRFLDMCRTTLNVTGDLVAATVISAGEEEEQEEAVA encoded by the coding sequence ATGCTGGCCGGTTTTCTCGTTGGGCTGATCCTGGGCCTTGTCGTCCATGCGGGCGCGCGGGATGCGGCGTGGGTCGATTTCGCCACTACCTATGTAACCGAGCCGGTGGGTCAGATTTTCCTGCGGCTGCTGTTCATGCTGGTGATCCCGCTGCTCGTTTCGGCGCTGATCGTCGGCATTGCCGAGATGGGCGAGATCCGGTCGCTGCAAAGGGTTGGCCTGAAAACGCTGGCCTATACCTTGATCGTGTCGAGCATCGCGGTGGCCATCAGCATCACGCTGGTCAACTGGCTGCGCCCCGGCGAGGGCGTGGACCCGGCGCAGGCGCGCGCGATGCTCGACCAGGCGGGCGACGGCGCGCGCGCGATCCTGGCGCGCGGCGGCGAGACGCCCAAGGGCGTGGACGCGCTGCTGGCGATGGTGCCGGACAACATCGTCCGGGCGATGGCGAATAATGACATTCTGGCCGTCATGGTCTTTGCGCTGTTCTTCGGCATCGGCATGGTGCTGGTCCCCACCGAACGGACGCGCGTGCTGCTGACGGCTGTCGAAGGGCTGTTCGAGGTGACCATGCGGCTGATGGGGCTGGTCATCCGCATCGCCCCGATCGCCATCGCCTGCTTCATGTTCAACCTGGCCGCGCAGTTCGGGTGGGAATTGCTGGAGCGGCTGTCGGCCTATGCCGGCGTGGTGCTGCTGGCGCTGGGGCTGCAGATGTTCGGCGTCTATTCGCTGCTGCTCGCCCTGATCGCGCGGCGATCGCCGCTGCGTTTCTTCGCCAGCGCACAGGAAGCGATAGTCATGGCCTTCGCCACGGCGTCGTCAAACGCCACGCTGCCAACCGCGATCATGGTGGCCGAAGAACGATTGCACCTGCCCCGTCGCATTTCGCGATTCGTGCTGACCATCGGGGCCACCGCCAATCAGAACGGAACGGCGATGTTCGAGGGCATAACCGTCCTCTTCCTCGCGCAGTTTTTCGGCATAGAGCTGGATTGGGCGCAGCAGATCACGGTCATGCTGGTGTGCATATTGGGTGGTGTGGGCACGGCGGGGGTTCCGGCGGGGTCGCTGCCGGTGGTCGCGATGATCCTGGGGATGGTCGGCGTGCCGCCCGAAGGCATTGGACTGGTGCTGGGGGTCGATCGCTTCCTGGACATGTGCCGCACGACGCTGAACGTCACCGGCGACCTGGTGGCTGCGACCGTGATTTCGGCGGGAGAGGAGGAGGAGCAGGAGGAGGCCGTCGCCTGA
- a CDS encoding dicarboxylate/amino acid:cation symporter: MRNRLTAFILTGMVLGVITGFAANLWVGGDKVLAKDVAGYFHLLADIFLHLIKMIIAPLVFSTLVAGIAHMGDSAALGRIGGRALAWFIIASLISLTLGLIFVNFFAPGEGLNLVRSGADSGVNTEALNFRDFVLHVFPTSMVGAMAENSILQIVVFSLFVGVALTAIGEKGKPIVTVIEAMVELMLQVTGYVMRVAPFAVFGALASAITTEGLGVLKTFGELVGEFYLSLFALWILLCCAGALFLGRRMIKLLKYVREPLLIAFSTASSEAAYPKMLEQLDRFGVPRRIYSFVLPLGYSFNLDGSMMYSTFATIFIAQAYGIDLPIATQITILLVLMVTSKGIAAVPRASLVVVAATLGQFDLPVEGIAFILAVDHFMDMGRTATNVLGNAIATSVITKWEGMLEVEEPDYVPHPKAPTHTAAHGRAGLELASDMVDDRPHG, translated from the coding sequence ATGCGAAATCGACTGACGGCGTTCATCCTGACGGGCATGGTGCTGGGGGTGATTACGGGTTTCGCGGCCAATCTGTGGGTCGGCGGTGACAAGGTTCTGGCCAAGGATGTGGCGGGTTATTTCCACCTGCTGGCCGACATCTTCCTGCACCTCATCAAGATGATCATCGCGCCGCTGGTCTTTTCCACGCTGGTCGCGGGCATTGCGCATATGGGCGACAGCGCGGCGCTGGGACGGATCGGTGGGCGGGCGCTGGCATGGTTCATCATCGCCAGCCTGATTTCGCTGACGCTGGGCCTGATCTTCGTCAATTTCTTCGCGCCCGGCGAAGGATTGAACCTGGTGCGCAGCGGCGCGGATTCGGGCGTGAATACCGAAGCGCTGAATTTCAGGGATTTCGTCCTGCACGTTTTCCCGACCTCCATGGTCGGGGCAATGGCGGAAAATTCGATCCTGCAGATCGTGGTCTTTTCCCTGTTCGTCGGCGTGGCGCTCACCGCCATCGGGGAAAAGGGCAAGCCCATCGTGACGGTGATCGAGGCGATGGTCGAGCTGATGCTGCAGGTCACCGGCTATGTCATGCGGGTGGCGCCCTTCGCCGTGTTCGGCGCGCTGGCGTCGGCAATCACGACCGAGGGGCTGGGCGTGCTCAAGACCTTCGGGGAACTGGTGGGCGAATTCTACCTGTCGCTGTTCGCGCTGTGGATATTGCTGTGCTGCGCGGGAGCGCTGTTCCTCGGGCGGCGGATGATCAAGCTGCTGAAATATGTGCGCGAGCCGCTGCTGATCGCCTTTTCGACCGCATCGTCCGAAGCGGCCTACCCCAAGATGCTGGAGCAGCTCGACAGGTTCGGCGTGCCCCGGCGCATCTACAGCTTCGTGCTGCCGCTGGGCTATTCGTTCAACCTCGACGGGTCGATGATGTATTCGACCTTCGCCACCATCTTCATCGCGCAGGCCTATGGCATCGACCTGCCCATCGCGACGCAGATCACCATCCTGCTGGTGCTGATGGTGACCAGCAAGGGCATCGCCGCCGTGCCCCGCGCCTCGCTGGTCGTCGTCGCGGCGACACTCGGCCAGTTCGACCTGCCGGTGGAAGGCATCGCGTTCATCCTGGCCGTCGATCATTTCATGGACATGGGCCGCACCGCGACCAACGTGCTGGGCAACGCCATCGCGACATCGGTCATCACCAAATGGGAAGGCATGCTGGAGGTCGAGGAGCCGGATTATGTGCCGCATCCCAAGGCGCCGACCCATACGGCCGCGCATGGCCGGGCCGGTCTGGAACTGGCGAGCGACATGGTGGACGACAGGCCGCACGGCTGA